Within Betaproteobacteria bacterium, the genomic segment CTCCTCCCACTCGGTCCACACGAGGTCGAACACGTTTTCGACGCCCTGCAGGTACATCGCCAGGCGCTCCAGGCCGTAGGTGATCTCGCCGGTGATCGGCTTGCAGTCCAGGCCGCCCACCTGCTGGAAGTACGTGAACTGCGTGATCTCCATGCCGTTCATCCACACTTCCCAGCCCAGGCCCCACGCGCCCAGCGTGGGATTCTCCCAGTCGTCCTCGACGAAGCGCACGTCGTTCACCTTCAGGTCGAAGCCTAGAGCCTCGAGAGAGCCCAGGTAAAGGTCGAGGATGTCCGGTGGCGAGGGCTTGAGCACCACCTGGAACTGGTAGTAGTGCTGCAGCCGGTTGGGATTGTCGCCGTAGCGCCCGTCCTTGGGTCGCCGCGAGGGCTGCACATAGCCCGCGCGCCACGGTTCCGGCCCCAGGGAGCGCAGGAAGGTCGCGGTGTGCGAGGTTCCCGCCCCGACCTCCATGTCGTAGGGCTGGAGAATCGCGCAGCCGCGGCTGCCCCAGTACGCCTGGAGGCGAAGGATGATGTCCTGGAAGGTGATCATGATGGACGCCGGAAAGGGGCCTATTTTACGGGGTTCGCCTGCGATGCAGTAGGAGCGCGTTGATATACTTCGCCTGGCGTTCGCCGCCCGGAAGGCTGCGCGTGAATGGGCCCGGGCCCGCGCCCCCCACGACGGACATCCATGGCGCTTCCCCCATCCCCCTCCGATCCCGGCGCGTCCCTGTACGACACGCTTCTCCAGGCCGCCACGCAGCACCAGGCGGGCCGCCTCGTGCAAGCCGATGCCCTGTACCGGGCGGTGCTGCGCGCCCATCCCGACAACCGCGACGCGCACCACAACCTGGGCGTGCTCGCCATGCAACGCGGACTCGGCGTGGGCCAGGCGCTGCCGCATTTCAGGACCGCCTGGGAAGTCGATCCCTCGCACGCGCAGCACGGCCTGAGTTACCTGCGTGCGCTCGTGCTGGCAGGCGACATCGTGGAGGCGTGCCGAGTGCATGCGGACGGGTTGCGGCGAGGCTTCGCGTGGCCCTCGATAGAGAGGCGCTACAGGCCGGCCCTTCGGCAGGTGCGGGCGGCGCAAAGCCGCAGGCCCGGGAAGATGGCGGCCCCGGGCGAGACGATGAGGTTGCCCTCGCCCAGGCGTACGCGCAGCGGGATTTTTTCCGCTTCGAGGCGCTCGCACGGACGATCGCGGAGCGATTCCCGGAACACGGGCTGGGCTGGAAGGCGCTGGGAGTTGCTGCCCTGCACCTGGGGCGACGGGAGGAAGCGATCGCGCCGCTGCGCAACGCGGCCCGACTGCTCCCGGGCGACGCCGAAACGCAGGGCAACCTGGGAAACGTCCTCCTCGAAGTGGGCCTTCTGGGCGAGGCGGAAGCAACCCTGCGACGCGCGGTGGTCCTGCAGCCGCGCGATGCGCAGGCGCATGTGCGACTGGGCCGCGCGCTGTGTGCCCTGCATCGATATCCGGAAGCAGAGGCCGAGTTCAGTGACGCGGTGGCCCTTCGCCCGGATTCCGCGGACGCCCGATGCGGACTCGGGCAGGTGATGTTCTCCCGGGGCCGCCTCGCGCAAGCCGAGGCCGCGTACCGGCAGGCCCTGTCCCTGAAGCCCGATCACCGCGAGGCGTACGCCGGCATCGGCGCACTCCTGGTCGGGGGGCAGCGATTGGCGGAGGCAGAGGCACATTGCCGCGCCGCGTTGACTCGCGATCCCGCTCGCGTGGACGCGCATGACGACCTGGGCACGATTCTCCTCAAACAGGGGCGCCTCGCGGAAGCGGAGGCGAGTTACCGCAGGGCGCTTGCCGTGCAGCCCGATCACCTCGAATCGAGAAGCTGCCTGCTCTTCCTCCTGCACTATGCCGCCACGCTGCCGCCGGAAGTCCTGCTCGAGGAGTCCCGGGCCTTCGGGGCGCTGGCCAGCGGCCGCGCCAGCCGTCCTTTCACGGCGTGGACGTGCGATCCGGGGGCCGACCGCTTGCGGGTAGGCCTGGTCTCCGGCGACCTGCGGCAACACCCGGTCGGGTATTTCCTCGAGTCTGTGCTCGCCCATTCGGATCCCCGCCGCATCGAGTGGGTGGCCTACCCGACGTACGCTGACACCGATGAAGTCTCGGGCCGGTTGCGCAAGCACCTTTCCGGTTGGCACTCGCTGGCGGGCCTCTCCGACGAAGGC encodes:
- the glyQ gene encoding glycine--tRNA ligase subunit alpha, translating into MITFQDIILRLQAYWGSRGCAILQPYDMEVGAGTSHTATFLRSLGPEPWRAGYVQPSRRPKDGRYGDNPNRLQHYYQFQVVLKPSPPDILDLYLGSLEALGFDLKVNDVRFVEDDWENPTLGAWGLGWEVWMNGMEITQFTYFQQVGGLDCKPITGEITYGLERLAMYLQGVENVFDLVWTEWEEGGHTRRLTYRDVYHQNEVEQSTYNFEQSDTESLFRHFGDHEKGAKHLMAKQLALPAYEQVLKAAHTFNLLDARGAISVTERAAYIGRIRNLAKAVAQSYFESRERLGFPMLGSAV
- a CDS encoding tetratricopeptide repeat protein — its product is MALDREALQAGPSAGAGGAKPQAREDGGPGRDDEVALAQAYAQRDFFRFEALARTIAERFPEHGLGWKALGVAALHLGRREEAIAPLRNAARLLPGDAETQGNLGNVLLEVGLLGEAEATLRRAVVLQPRDAQAHVRLGRALCALHRYPEAEAEFSDAVALRPDSADARCGLGQVMFSRGRLAQAEAAYRQALSLKPDHREAYAGIGALLVGGQRLAEAEAHCRAALTRDPARVDAHDDLGTILLKQGRLAEAEASYRRALAVQPDHLESRSCLLFLLHYAATLPPEVLLEESRAFGALASGRASRPFTAWTCDPGADRLRVGLVSGDLRQHPVGYFLESVLAHSDPRRIEWVAYPTYADTDEVSGRLRKHLSGWHSLAGLSDEGAARRIHEDGIHVLIDLSGHTVHNRLPVFAWRPAPVQVTWLGYFATTGLAEMDYLLADKVTLPPGLQSRFTETIRYLPDTRLCFTPPDTAEEPAPAPALANDFATFGCFQALPKITDDVLHAWGRILASCPRSRLRLQNESLSDAGVVASLKVRLAAQGIDSGRVDMHGFAPRSQYLAAHAQVDFLLDTFPYPGGTTTCEALWMGVPTLTLAGESMIARQGASLLTAAGLADWVATSRDDYVSRAIALSGNLPHLAALRQGLRDQVRGSALFDAPRFARNLEDALQALWAARARR